The following are from one region of the Dermacentor albipictus isolate Rhodes 1998 colony chromosome 5, USDA_Dalb.pri_finalv2, whole genome shotgun sequence genome:
- the LOC135916234 gene encoding uncharacterized protein, with protein sequence MLCTRNSAPLEPAHMFSCQPNCVMPLKVVLKNFLNHFETLEARKKLGDDLFEAEFQSLKELTERLKHDPEYACNEGQKEVNRKKNRYKDILPYDLSRVILSEYPGVPGSDYINANLIKGASGSRAYIASQGPLPTTVMDFWRMIWECEVQVIIMACNEKESGKYKCERYWPNEGEKKQYGNITVELVKWKQVCPDFLLRTLRARCGTEERTLCQFHYWSWPDHGVPTSVGPIVDLVRLVRDCQASEALPVLVHCSAGCGRTGTICAIDYVWGLMRVGKLSDSFSLYQIIREMRMQRIAMVQTKEQYVLVHRVVAALFEQQLRIIDSHTYENLDEDGEPLLGSGENIQSNDKIYENLDDLGLENRSEEKQNAENDEKCDKEKEVTAGSEESKAAPSQETVPVLAGTEDASQRQARANRSMSWSPEPNSIATSSSALSSSDARGGSRSSVITDDEDSQSCKDDPVQTKKSLSKKKTADEQGKASTLSRVRSLSATNICLEGSPGKAEAADSSGKIVGKATVIRRPSIARLKALFEKSDSDDISGGEASRRRPVFRSYSQRVAPRRPSVAQVPDGVETPSASKFKPLLSKRKSLGPSARKAKEFRDQEKSQKQLGASLGTASKKENQTSKAEQSVPATVTTTKVLTTPMQMVSSSSEAAAMPQNLATSWYGDSSEVWEKNVLYKSFSSSNLASLNSHNNNNAPGSKPLSETSRNSFSSSISSKLGQKCDLPPQLPTKKRTVQTLYAPIPFYAVNAARKSQTLPALASGADGVQPQKVESRGSSIYDFLPRKDDNAPPRLPPKTKLTKPQLHVVPISALNNTYVNVSDMVLARNELMSRLSDGRYMNVSLEAKENMNRIENVIRQHPRGAIIDLTSRKSFNDRIASGSISKYEQVWDGKTFVKRDLNSNEVEAGKGTVAGRPVKSEEDSRLVARRDGCESGAAMDDSVSANKEKSATLPSAFRTHANQKELPRQNVGQDPLVVSSSDMDTSDIYTTHDERSGTEYDTLFAESSDATETDAPCEKDARWKGFLALQPGRAQSVPLHMAKNMSGSHGNQQHIVRIPDTEVKRPLPPYETIYPVQPGFIGSGGRAHYFTSNPPPKPPRTYGYWGTKYETGRSGNATVGSPKKTSESIYQVPPQPRTTPHMISRPLHRLPPSCDPMAHSTSSVPNFGSVPFAPVYHPRQGVSAIRSPDYENVYACRSALADAQAATRQQGTRIVKHHSEYRPQIRVPQQESTEVSKTGNSMPAAKLPLQHSFSDASIYEAVRGSLSHQQQEQQRLAEIQAQYAVVVKPKKSGLQKSKTVVSESALLGPSGPSAPPRCRRQPQPDSTDSSDGAGCKLEKQSVPDDVAQVHVKPSKKGASSGSKNQSKEGTSSGSEGSGFSGTLSKAFGRLNPFYKGNSGTSEEAKKKTPAQPAATASPKKPDVPKKPSNIAMLRMSKKRPAPQPKVSKAPDFSDRPLSQGPNDSSGSEHWTQV encoded by the exons ATGCTTTGTACGCGTAATTCGGCCCCACTCGAGCCCGCTCACATGTTTTCGTGTCAGCCAAACTGCGTCATGCCTCTTAAAGTCGTCCTAAAGAATTTCCTCAACCACTTTGAAACTTTGGAGGCGCGCAAGAAACTAGGGGACGACCTTTTCGAAGCCGAGTTTCAG AGTTTGAAGGAACTTACAGAACGCCTCAAGCATGATCCTGAATATGCTTGCAACGAAGGGCAGAAGGAAGTCAACCGAAAGAAGAACAGATACAAAGATATTCTACCGT ATGACCTGTCGAGGGTTATTCTATCCGAGTATCCTGGAGTGCCCGGTTCCGACTACATTAATGCCAACCTAATTAAG GGTGCGAGCGGTTCCAGAGCCTACATAGCATCCCAAGGGCCACTGCCGACGACGGTCATGGACTTCTGGAGGATGATCTGGGAGTGTGAGGTGCAAGTCATCATCATGGCTTGTAATGAAAAGGAATCTGGAAAG tataAATGTGAACGATACTGGCCCAATGAAGGAGAGAAGAAACAGTATGGCAATATCACGGTTGAGTTG GTCAAATGGAAACAGGTCTGCCCAGACTTCTTGCTCCGCACGCTGCGTGCTCGCTGCGGCACTGAAGAGCGCACCCTCTGCCAGTTCCATTACTGGTCGTGGCCTGACCATGGCGTTCCGACCTCTGTGGGCCCCATTGTGGACCTGGTTCGGCTGGTGCGAGACTGCCAGGCCTCGGAAGCCTTACCTGTGCTCGTTCATTGCAG TGCTGGATGTGGAAGAACAGGAACTATTTGTGCCATTGACTACGTCTGGGGTCTAATGAGAGTTGGG AAATTGAGCGATTCCTTCAGCTTGTACCAGATAATCCGAGAGATGCGAATGCAGAGGATTGCCATGGTACAGACCAAG GAGCAGTATGTGCTGGTTCATCGCGTGGTGGCCGCCCTCTTCGAGCAGCAGCTGAGGATAATAGATAGCCACACTTATGAAAACCTTGACGAGGATGGTGAACCACTTCTGGGGTCCGGCGAAAACATTCAAAGCAATGACAAAATCTACGAAAACCTCGATGACCTTGGTCTGGAAAACAGGAGCGAAGAAAAGCAaaacgccgaaaatg ATGAGAAGtgtgataaagaaaaagaagtgactgCTGGCAGCGAAGAGTCAAAGGCTGCACCATCTCAAGAAACCGTGCCCGTGTTGGCTGGCACCGAGGATGCTTCCCAGAGGCAGGCTCGAGCCAACCGTTCCATGTCGTGGAGTCCCGAGCCCAACTCCATTGCTACGTCATCTTCCGCGCTGTCATCCTCTGATGCAAGGGGAGGTTCTCGTAGTTCAGTTATTACTGACGACGAAGATAGCCAGTCCTGCAAGGACGACCCTGTGCAAACGAAAAAGAGcctcagcaagaaaaaaacggCTGATGAGCAAGGAAAGGCCTCAACTCTTAGCCGTGTTCGAAGCCTCTCGGCAACTAACATATGCCTGGAGGGATCGCCTGGCAAGGCAGAAGCAGCAGACAGCTCGGGAAAGATTGTTGGAAAGGCAACCGTCATCCGCCGTCCCAGCATAGCAAGGCTTAAAGCTCTCTTTGAGAAGTCTGACTCTGACGACATCAGCGGAGGAGAGGCAAGCAGAAGGAGGCCTGTGTTTAGAAGCTACAGCCAGAGAGTCGCACCACGACGGCCGTCAGTAGCACAAGTACCAGACGGCGTAGAAACACCGTCTGCATCAAAGTTCAAGCCGCTGCTGTCAAAGCGTAAAAGCCTCGGTCCTTCAGCTCGAAAGGCAAAGGAGTTTCGAGACCAAGAGAAGAGCCAGAAGCAACTGGGAGCAAGTTTAGGCACAGCTTCAAAGAAAGAGAACCAGACCAGCAAAGCTGAGCAGTCTGTGCCTGCAACCGTGACAACAACAAAGGTCTTGACTACACCCATGCAGATGGTGAGCTCCTCGAGCGAAGCAGCCGCAATGCCGCAGAACCTTGCAACAAGCTGGTATGGGGACAGCAGCGAAGTGTGGGAGAAGAACGTTCTGTACAAGTCCTTCAGCAGCTCCAACCTCGCCAGTCTCAACtcgcacaacaacaacaacgcacCAGGCTCGAAACCACTCTCTGAAACATCAAGGAACTCATTCTCCAGCAGCATTTCATCCAAACTGGGTCAGAAATGTGATTTGCCGCCGCAGCTACCGACAAAGAAGCGAACAGTGCAGACCCTGTATGCGCCTATTCCGTTTTACGCTGTCAACGCAGCGAGGAAGTCTCAGACGCTCCCTGCCTTGGCAAGCGGCGCTGATGGCGTGCAGCCCCAAAAGGTCGAATCTCGAGGAAGCAGCATTTACGATTTCCTCCCACGGAAGGATGACAATGCACCTCCCAGGCTTCCGCCAAAGACAAAACTGACAAAGCCACAACTGCATGTCGTCCCAATATCGGCTCTGAACAACACTTACGTAAATGTTTCAGACATGGTTTTGGCAAGAAATGAACTTATGTCTCGCTTGTCTGACGGCCGTTACATGAACGTAAGCCTCGAAGCAAAGGAGAACATGAATCGGATTGAAAACGTAATAAGGCAACATCCTCGAGGAGCCATTATTGATCTCACGTCGCGGAAGTCGTTCAACGATCGCATTGCTTCCGGTTCCATTTCTAAGTATGAGCAGGTATGGGATGGAAAGACGTTTGTGAAGAGAGACCTGAACAGCAACGAAGTGGAGGCCGGAAAGGGCACGGTTGCTGGCCGCCCTGTCAAGAGTGAAGAAGACTCTCGTCTCGTTGCACGAAGAGATGGTTGTGAAAGCGGCGCAGCTATGGACGACTCTGTCTCTGCCAACAAGGAGAAGTCAGCTACTCTTCCGTCCGCTTTCCGAACGCATGCCAACCAGAAAGAGTTGCCACGGCAGAATGTGGGGCAAGACCCGTTAGTTGTGTCTTCATCAGACATGGACACTTCAGACATCTACACAACGCATGACGAACGATCAGGCACGGAGTATGACACCCTCTTCGCAGAATCTAGCgatgctacagagactgatgcgCCGTGTGAGAAAGATGCAAGGTGGAAAGGCTTTTTAGCTCTCCAGCCTGGACGTGCGCAGTCGGTGCCTTTGCACATGGCAAAGAACATGTCAGGTTCACATGGCAATCAGCAGCACATAGTTAGGATACCTGATACGGAAGTAAAGCGCCCGCTGCCACCCTACGAGACCATCTACCCGGTGCAACCTGGCTTTATTGGCAGCGGCGGCAGAGCCCACTACTTCACCAGCAACCCCCCTCCAAAGCCACCACGCACTTACGGCTACTGGGGCACCAAGTATGAAACCGGGCGTTCTGGCAATGCAACCGTCGGTTCCCCGAAAAAAACGTCTGAGAGCATTTACCAAGTACCACCTCAACCCAGAACAACGCCGCACATGATATCTAGGCCACTACATCGGCTGCCACCTTCCTGTGACCCGATGGCCCACTCAACGTCATCAGTGCCAAATTTTGGTTCGGTTCCCTTTGCTCCCGTGTACCATCCACGCCAAGGCGTGTCTGCCATTAGAAGCCCAGATTACGAAAATGTGTATGCCTGCCGCTCTGCCTTGGCAGATGCACAAGCTGCGACGAGACAGCAAGGGACACGTATTGTAAAGCACCACTCCGAGTACCGTCCCCAGATCAGGGTTCCCCAGCAGGAGTCCACCGAAGTTTCGAAAACGGGCAATTCCATGCCTGCTGCCAAGCTTCCCCTACAGCACTCATTCTCAGATGCCAGCATCTACGAAGCGGTTCGAGGTTCGCTGTCCCatcagcagcaggagcagcagagACTGGCTGAAATTCAAGCACAGTACGCAGTTGTAGTTAAACCGAAAAAATCGGGACTGCAAAAGAGCAAAACTGTGGTCTCGGAAAGTGCACTCCTTGGACCGTCGGGACCGTCCGCACCCCCGCGATGCCGGCGTCAGCCGCAGCCAGATTCTACTG ATTCCTCAGATGGTGCCGGCTGCAAG
- the LOC135916235 gene encoding leucine-rich repeats and immunoglobulin-like domains protein 3, with product MATFSHWVWVVVWTQFVLFLTLSAPADGQKMYCPSKCSCLGPIFECRRRGLTEIPRDLPSWVEILDISHNEFTVLDTRSLQHITQLKRLKAAHNKLSAVPDLGSHPHLTELNLAHNAIPQLTSDLKKLPQLKNLDLSFNKITSISGGVFTNSSNLQYLSLSSNKISSIEKGSLDNLTSLQTLQLNRNRLATIPKNLFLNLKSLKQLELDKNRIRAIEGLSFKGLEALESLSLRKNLISHLSDGAFYYLGKIQTLNLDLNNITAVTNGWLYGLSSLRSLNLTHNAITEVDMGGCEYCKKLTHLELTFNNLQAITKSTFAKAESLRFLYLGHNSVSYIEEGAFKQLNQLKELYLDHNALSSTMEDTNGPFLGLSSLSLLTLSDNLIKSLTSRAFAGLGRLRSLDLSRNPITTISQGTFTPLRRRLTTLLLDSSSLLCDCNLLWLPAWIVRKGFQESVKVRCGHPPALEGLPVLNIAAENFTCKDFPKPQILLQSPENQVALKGQNITLVCKAATASASRLEFQWRKEQKFLSDVETEVSEQVEPNDVVVFTSYLHLRNIQNKDEGRYQCVIRNQFGSVYSNHSNISVYVLPSFVKTPSNLTVRAGGTARLECGATGQPTPTVSWQKDGGDDFPAARERRMHVMPTDDVFFVVALKAADSGVYTCTARSRAGVVRANATLTVLEAPAFVRPMRSKLVAAGDTAVLECLSSGSPKPRLTWLKDGAPLVATERHFLVAEAQLLVITDSRTTDSGQYACEMTNTLGIERGLSLLKVVPAKSSLGPLGPDAEGMTTGIVVIVVVVCIVGTSLVWVFIIYKTRKRQRPTCNTLPEAPPTVEPPRRPPEQEPFLRAEADVGDIHVTRDICADSGSDHSSKESGHQSCDDLGSQVDTSSQTFILGASRMPFFARGRREGSLSSASGSSSSQPSPPHVRATLTSFQPRAATGTLLEQTTLRHLTRHPMALGRPCPPSSSPSPVHSRTASASGQARSLSEGQLAAPRAASVPLARRHIRVRRGSSASSESSGASGASGGRGGSSDERDSGFSTFPRSVRSWSSASLHCRLQPREVVINGGSIATVSGAGSQQSCCLTPASVSQQDVASAASAEQQPDMKDVHLSPGRRRTRATLIIGSKRPPQPSPARRAPTTMASVV from the exons GGATATCAGTCATAACGAGTTTACCGTGTTGGACACCAGGAGCCTTCAGCACATCACTCAATTGAAGCGCTT AAAAGCAGCACACAACAAGCTCTCTGCAGTTCCAGATCTTGGCTCTCATCCCCATTTAACTGAACTTAACCT AGCTCACAATGCCATACCACAACTTACCAGTGACCTGAAGAAGCTTCCTCAGCTGAAGAATTTGGACTTGAGTTTTAATAAGATAACATCAATTTCTGGAGGTGTCTTCACCAACAGCTCTAACCTTCAGTACCT ATCACTAAGTTCAAACAAAATTTCGAGCATCGAGAAAGGTTCTCTCGACAACCTCACGAGTTTGCAGACACTTCAGCTCAACAGGAATCGTCTCGCCACCATTCCCAAGAACCTGTTCCTGAATCTAAAAAGCCTCAAGCAATT GGAGCTGGACAAGAACCGGATCCGTGCAATTGAGGGCCTCAGCTTCAAGGGCCTCGAGGCATTGGAATCTCTGAGCCTACGCAAGAACCTCATCAGCCACCTCTCTGATGGGGCTTTCTACTACCTCGGCAAGATTCAGACTCT CAACCTGGACTTGAACAACATCACGGCTGTGACCAACGGGTGGTTGTACGGGCTGTCCTCCTTAAGGTCGCT AAACCTGACCCACAATGCCATCACTGAGGTGGACATGGGAGGCTGCGAGTACTGCAAAAAGCTGACGCACTT AGAATTGACCTTCAACAACCTTCAGGCCATTACTAAGAGTACTTTTGCAAAGGCGGAGTCTCTGCGCTTTCTCTACCTCGGACACAACTCTGTCTCTTACATTGAAGAAGGGGCCTTCAAGCAGCTTAACCAGCTGAAAGAACT CTACCTGGACCACAACGCCCTCTCGTCGACAATGGAGGACACGAATGGGCCCTTCCTCGGCCTGAGCAGCCTGAGTCTCCTCACCCTCTCCGACAACCTCATCAAGTCGCTGACATCGAGGGCGTTTGCTGGCCTGGGCCGCCTGCGTTCTCTGGACCTCTCGAGGAACCCAATCACCACCATCAGCCAGGGCACCTTTACTCCTCTGCGCAGAAGGCTGACCACCCT CCTTCTGGACAGCAGCAGTCTTCTGTGCGACTGCAATCTGCTCTGGCTGCCTGCATGGATTGTCCGCAAGGGTTTCCAGGAAAGCGTCAAAGTGCGTTGCGGCCACCCGCCTGCACTCGAGGGTCTGCCGGTGCTCAACATCGCAGCCGAGAACTTCACGTGCA AGGACTTTCCCAAGCCTCAGATCTTGCTGCAAAGCCCTGAGAACCAGGTTGCACTCAAGGGTCAAAACATCACGCTTGTATGCAAGGCAGCTACAGCAAGTGCATCGAGGCTTGAGTTTCAGTGGAGAAAAGAACAGAAG TTCCTGTCTGACGTCGAGACGGAGGTCTCCGAGCAAGTGGAGCCCAATGATGTGGTGGTGTTCACGAGTTACCTCCACCTGAGAAACATTCAGAATAAAGATGAGGGCCGGTATCAGTGCGTGATCCGGAACCAGTTTGGCTCCGTCTACTCCAATCACTCCAACATCAGCGTCTATG TGCTGCCCTCGTTTGTAAAGACTCCTTCGAACCTGACGGTGCGTGCCGGAGGCACAGCGCGATTGGAGTGCGGTGCCACAGGCCAGCCGACGCCCACGGTGTCGTGGCAGAAGGACGGAGGGGATGACTTCCCGGCCGCCAGGGAACGCCGGATGCACGTCATGCCCACTGATGATGTCTTCTTTGTGGTGGCCCTCAAGGCAGCCGACTCGGGTGTCTACACCTGCACCGCCCGCAGCCGAGCTGGCGTGGTTCGTGCCAATGCCACGCTAACTGTTCTCG AGGCACCAGCGTTTGTGCGTCCCATGCGAAGCAAGTTGGTGGCAGCCGGCGACACGGCGGTGCTGGAATGCCTGTCGTCTGGTAGCCCCAAGCCACGTCTCACCTGGCTCAAGGATGGAGCACCCTTGGTGGCCACTGAGCGGCACTTCCTAGTGGCTGAAGCACAGCTGCTGGTCATCACCGACAGTAGGACGACGGACTCGGGCCAATACGCTTGCGAGATGACCAACACCCTGGGCATTGAGAGGGGGCTGTCCCTCCTCAAGGTGGTGCCAG CCAAGTCCTCACTGGGGCCTTTGGGTCCCGATGCGGAAGGCATGACCACGGGCATAGTGGTGATTGTGGTCGTTGTCTGCATCGTGGGGACTTCCCTGGTCTGGGTGTTTATCATCTACAAGACGCGCAAGAGGCAGCGCCCTACCTGCAACACGCTTCCAGAAGCCCCACCTACTGTGGAGCCTCCGAGAAGGCCTCCAGAGCAGGAACCATTTCTCAGAGCTGAGGCTGATGTGGGTGACATCCACGTGACACGGGACATCTGTGCTGACTCGGGTTCTG ACCATTCAAGCAAGGAGAGCGGGCACCAAAGTTGTGATGACTTGGGCTCCCAGGTGGACACAAGTAGTCAGACGTTCATTTTGGGGGCAAGCAGGATGCCTTTCTTTGCACGAG GTCGGCGAGAAGGCAGCCTGAGTTCtgcaagcggcagcagcagcagtcagcCGAGCCCTCCCCACGTGCGGGCAACACTGACAAGTTTCCAGCCCCGGGCGGCGACTGGCACTCTGTTGGAGCAGACAACGTTGCGGCATTTGACGAGGCATCCCATGGCACTTGGGCGGCCTTGTCCTCCCAGCAGCTCTCCCTCCCCCGTCCATTCGCGAACAGCGTCGGCGAGTGGACAGGCCCGGTCCCTCTCGGAGGGCCAGCTGGCGGCACCCAGGGCGGCGTCCGTACCGCTCGCCCGCCGGCACATACGTGTGCGCCGCGGTTCCAGTGCGAGCAGCGAAAGCAGCGGAGCAAGCGGCGCCAGTGGTGGTCGTGGTGGCAGCAGTGATGAGCGGGACTCTGGCTTCTCCACGTTTCCTCGGAGTGTGCGCAGCTGGAGTTCGGCGTCCCTGCATTGCAGGCTGCAGCCCAGAG AGGTTGTCATCAATGGAGGCAGCATAGCAACAGTCAGCGGGGCTGGTTCCCAGCAGTCGTGCTGCCTCACGCCAGCCTCGGTCAGTCAACAGGACGTGGCGTCCGCCGCATCTGCTGAACAGCAGCCCGACATGAAAGACGTCCACCTCTCGCCGGGCAGGCGGCGCACCAGAGCGACCCTGATCATCGGCAGCAAGAGGCCACCACAGCCGTCCCCTGCTCGTCGGGCACCAACCACAATGGCTTCGGTGGtgtag